The region AAGAACTCTCTTTAATTGTCCCTAAAAAAGCTATTTTGGAAATTCAAAAACTTTTTTTAGATCAAATCGATATCTTTTTTGATGAAACAAACCTTATTATTGCAAATGAAAATTACTATTTCTATACAAGGTTAATCAATGGAAAATTCCCGGATTATCAACGTATTATTCCAGCGACGACCAAACATCAGATCACACTTCCAAAAAAAGAAATGATCGACGCGATAAAAATGATCACAACTATTTCACAAGAAATAAAAATGACACTTTTATCTGATACCATTATTTTTAACTCATTAAGTGCAGATAATGTAGAAGCTAAAACGGAGTTAGAACTCAATACGGGTTTAAATGATAAATTCGAACTCTCTTTCAACAGTAAATATATTTTGGATTTTATTTCACAAACCAATAAAAATGATTTTACTATTGAATTCAACGAACCGTCATTGCCATTTATTGTTAAAGACGACAATTTTATTACAATCATCATGCCAATTGTGGCATAAAAGGAAAAGCGTTATATGAGTGAAAATAAAACAAAATATATTTTTGTTACAGGTGGGGTACTTTCATCTTTAGGAAAAGGTATTACAGCTGCAAGTGTAGGAACATTATTAAAACATACAGGAGAACGTGTAGGCGTATTGAAACTTGACCCCTATATCAATGTTGACCCTGGCACCATGTCACCTCTGGAACATGGTGAAGTTTTTGTGACCAAAGACGGAGCAGAGACAGATCTTGACCTGGGTCATTATGAAAGATTTTTAGACACGTCATTAACACAAAACAATAACTTTACAACGGGACTTGTTTACAAAACGGTTATTGAAAATGAACGTAAAGGAAAATATCTTGGGAAAACGATCCAAGTCGTTCCTCATATTGTAAACGAGATCAAAGATCGTATTGTTAAAGCGGGTGAAAATAAAGATATTCTTATCGTAGAACTGGGCGGTACTACGGGTGATATCGAAGGTTTGCCATTTTTAGAAACCATTAGACAGATGAAACATGAATTTGGCAAAACACAGGTGATGAACATCCATGTCACTCTTTTACCTTATATCAAAGCTGCCGGGGAACTTAAAACAAAGCCGACACAACATTCTGTTCAAGAACTTAGACGTATAGGTATTGCACCTCATATGCTAGTACTGCGTGCTGAAGTACCTGTTTCAACTGAAATTAAACGAAAAATAGCCTATTCCTGCGATGTAGATGAAGATTCTGTGATCATTGCTGCAGATGCACCAACAATTTATCAAGTACCTTTGAACTTTTTGGATCAAGATATGTTAACACCTATCTGTAAGCAATTGGATCTTGAAAATTGTCAACCTAAGATGGATGAGTGGAGAGATTTGGTACACAAGATCATTATGCCTAGTGAGAGTATGAAGATAGCATTTGTAGGTAAATATTTGGATCTTAAAGAATCTTATAAATCTTTAACAGAAGCACTTATTCATGCAGGTGCACATCTTGATACAAAAGTAGAGATCAAGTGGGTGGACAGTGAAAAAGTTGAAGATGAGGGTGTACAAAAATATTTAAATGATTGTGATGGTATTTTGGTTCCAGGCGGTTTTGGAGGACGTGGTGTTGAAGGTAAAATTCAAGCTATCCAGTACGCAAGAGAAAATAAAATACCATTTTTAGGTATTTGTCTTGGTATGCAACTGGCAATGGTAGAATTTGCCAGAAATGTACTCGGTATCAAAGACGCAAATTCAGTAGAATTTGATGAAAATACCCCAAATCCTATTATTTATCTTATCGATGAATTCATAGATGCGAGTGGTTCAAAACAAGTAAGAACTACGACATCTCCGATGGGTGGAACCATGCGTCTTGGTGAATATGAATGTGAAACGAAAGAGGGTTCAAATCTGAGAGCAGCCTATGATTCACGTATTATTTTTGAAAGACATAGACACCGTTATGAAGCGAATCCTAAATACAGAGAAGCATTAGAAGCAAAGGGTATGGATATTACAGGTGAATCTGGTGGACTGATAGAAGCCGTAGAAGTGAAAGATCATCCTTGGTTCTTGGGTGTGCAATTCCACCCGGAATTTACTTCTAGACTTCAAAATGCCAACCCATCGATTTTGGCTTTTGTAAATGCAGCAGTTCAACATAAAAAATAGATGGTCCAACCATTAACACTCACAGGGTTAGATTCAATTTTAAATAAGCGCTTTGAAGAGGGTTTCCTCTCTTTGCGGGATCTTCCTCAACCTTCCTTATTCAAAGATATGGACAGAGCGACAGAACGTATTGTTTCTGCCATGCAAAACAGAGAAAAAATAACCATTATCGGTGACTATGATGTAGATGGCGTCACCTCTACAACGTTGATGAAACTTTTTTTCGATGAAATTGAGTATCCTATAGAGTGGATCATACCTAACCGTTTTAGAGATGGGTATGGACTCTCTGCAAATATCATACCTCGTATACTTGGTACAGATCTAGCCATTACAGTAGATAATGGTATCTCTGCTGTTTATGCAGCCCAACTTTGTAAAGAAGAGGGCATAGATCTCATTATTACAGATCATCATCTTTTAGCACCCGAAGTGCCAGAAGCCTATGCAATTATAGACCAAAAACAAGAATCATGCACCTTTCCTTATGAAGATGTGTGTGGTGCTCAAATTGCCTGGTATCTTATTGCTTCACTCAAAAATGCACTCAATATCAAAATTGACATGATGGGATATATGGAATTGGTCTCTATTGCTATTATTGCAGATATGATGCCTCTTCAGCACATTAACAGAGCGATGGTCCTCGCAGGGATAAAAGCACTCAATAAGAGTCAACGACCGGCGATCAGAGCTTTTCTTGAAGAGAGTCAAAAAGAGACGATCACATCAGAAGATATAGGGTTTATTCTTGCACCTATACTGAACAGTGCAGGGCGGATGGATGATGCTTCTTTCGCCGTAGATTTTTTAACTTCAACCAACATCTATGATGCTAGAGTAAGACTCGAACGTCTCATAGAGTTCAATACCCTTAGAAAAGCTACCGAACAGTCTATTACACAAAAAGCTATGATACAGGTGGATCATGATGACGAAGTGATCATTGTAGTCGGTGAAGGGTGGCATGAGGGTGTGGTAGGCATTGTAGCAGCCAGAGTTGCACGGGCATGTGAAAAACCTTGTATCATACTTACCCAAAGTGAGGAAGGATTACTTAAAGGAAGTGGTAGAAGTTTTGGAGAGTGTGATCTCTTTGCTATCGTAGACAGTACTAGAATGCATCTGGAGAAGTTTGGAGGACATCAGGCAGCCATTGGTCTTTCTTTAAAAGAAGAGAGCTTAGAATCCTTTAAAACAGAAGTACAGAGAAACTTTGGTGAAGGTAATTATGTGAAAGAACTCTTTGATCCTGAAATTGTAGGAAACTTACATTTTTCTGCGATCTCTTTTAATTTGACAAACATAGTAAAAAAGTATGAACCTTACGGACAGGGAAACAGCACACCGAAGTTTATCTCTACGAATGTAGAGATACTCCAGGCAGACACGATGGGTAAAGAGGGAGAACATTTACGTTTCTCTTTTGCCCAAGAAGGAATCGTGATGCAGGGTGTAAAATTCAA is a window of Sulfurovum sp. TSL6 DNA encoding:
- a CDS encoding CTP synthase, giving the protein MSENKTKYIFVTGGVLSSLGKGITAASVGTLLKHTGERVGVLKLDPYINVDPGTMSPLEHGEVFVTKDGAETDLDLGHYERFLDTSLTQNNNFTTGLVYKTVIENERKGKYLGKTIQVVPHIVNEIKDRIVKAGENKDILIVELGGTTGDIEGLPFLETIRQMKHEFGKTQVMNIHVTLLPYIKAAGELKTKPTQHSVQELRRIGIAPHMLVLRAEVPVSTEIKRKIAYSCDVDEDSVIIAADAPTIYQVPLNFLDQDMLTPICKQLDLENCQPKMDEWRDLVHKIIMPSESMKIAFVGKYLDLKESYKSLTEALIHAGAHLDTKVEIKWVDSEKVEDEGVQKYLNDCDGILVPGGFGGRGVEGKIQAIQYARENKIPFLGICLGMQLAMVEFARNVLGIKDANSVEFDENTPNPIIYLIDEFIDASGSKQVRTTTSPMGGTMRLGEYECETKEGSNLRAAYDSRIIFERHRHRYEANPKYREALEAKGMDITGESGGLIEAVEVKDHPWFLGVQFHPEFTSRLQNANPSILAFVNAAVQHKK
- the recJ gene encoding single-stranded-DNA-specific exonuclease RecJ, which codes for MVQPLTLTGLDSILNKRFEEGFLSLRDLPQPSLFKDMDRATERIVSAMQNREKITIIGDYDVDGVTSTTLMKLFFDEIEYPIEWIIPNRFRDGYGLSANIIPRILGTDLAITVDNGISAVYAAQLCKEEGIDLIITDHHLLAPEVPEAYAIIDQKQESCTFPYEDVCGAQIAWYLIASLKNALNIKIDMMGYMELVSIAIIADMMPLQHINRAMVLAGIKALNKSQRPAIRAFLEESQKETITSEDIGFILAPILNSAGRMDDASFAVDFLTSTNIYDARVRLERLIEFNTLRKATEQSITQKAMIQVDHDDEVIIVVGEGWHEGVVGIVAARVARACEKPCIILTQSEEGLLKGSGRSFGECDLFAIVDSTRMHLEKFGGHQAAIGLSLKEESLESFKTEVQRNFGEGNYVKELFDPEIVGNLHFSAISFNLTNIVKKYEPYGQGNSTPKFISTNVEILQADTMGKEGEHLRFSFAQEGIVMQGVKFKTREIFEIGSIVDITYTVNENHFRGKVTLQLMVDKVRVCD